Proteins encoded together in one Coffea arabica cultivar ET-39 chromosome 2c, Coffea Arabica ET-39 HiFi, whole genome shotgun sequence window:
- the LOC113726639 gene encoding metacaspase-3 isoform X1, with amino-acid sequence MDTVTCKTCHRISSATKHTTKIRCHGCQGTILIGNSQVSVPLDMSKWPSHDQDNIMTERKGFRYFCKKISGISPRSSPSFSQFPTARLSDTPPRGKRALLCGVSYNQNKKLKLRGTTPDVMNMAKLLVQQFGFPTNAILVLGGIADFTSYETPTRMNIIRAFDWLVKDSQSGDSLVFYFSGHGVRQLDHDGDEIDGFDEAICPLDFETAGIIIDNEINKMIVEPLKQGVTLHAIIDACHSGTVLDLPRVYDHNRGRWKDNYPASGAYKGTSGGKAICFSACEDYQQASDTSAFSPEMAGAMTFTFIKAVVENKEITYHGILDFMHNAIENANKSQRGCGMLNRMFYPKMLQDPMLSSSESFNVNSSFNL; translated from the exons ATGGATACTGTTACTTGTAAAACATGCCATCGAATATCATCAGCAACTAAACATACGACCAAAATCCGATGCCATGGATGCCAGGGAACTATTTTGATTGGCAATAGTCAAGTATCGGTTCCGTTGGACATGAGCAAATGGCCGAGCCATGATCAAGATAACATCATGACTGAACGAAAAGGGTTCCGTTATTTCTGTAAGAAAATCTCAGGTATCAGTCCAAGAAGTTCTCCCAGCTTTAGCCAATTTCCTACTGCAAGACTATCAGATACACCACCAAGAGGGAAGCGAGCACTACTTTGTGGAGTATCTTACAATCAGAATAAGAAATTGAAGCTCAGAGGAACAACACCAGATGTAATGAACATGGCAAAACTGCTCGTTCAGCAATTTGGTTTCCCAACTAATGCTATCCTTGTCCTAGGAGGTATTGCCG ATTTTACGTCATATGAGACTCCAACAAGGATGAATATTATACGGGCCTTTGACTGGCTGGTGAAAGACTCGCAATCAGGGGATTCTTTGGTGTTCTATTTCTCGGGGCATGGCGTACGACAACTTGATCATGACGGCGATGAGATCGATGGTTTTGATGAAGCAATCTGTCCTCTTGATTTTGAGACTGCAGGAATCATAATCGATAATGAAATCAATAAAATGATTGTTGAACCGCTTAAACAAGGCGTCACACTTCACGCTATAATTGATGCTTGTCACAGTGGAACTGTTCTTGATCTGCCGCGAGTGTACGACCATAACAG GGGGAGATGGAAAGATAATTATCCTGCATCAGGTGCTTATAAAGGTACAAGTGGAGGGAAGGCCATCTGTTTCAGTGCTTGTGAGGACTATCAACAAGCTTCAGATACCTCT GCTTTCTCTCCGGAGATGGCTGGTGCCATGACATTCACATTTATAAAAGCAGTCGTGGAGAACAAAGAAATAACATACCATGGAATTCTCGATTTTATGCACAATGCCATCGAAAACGCCAATAAATCTCAAAGAGGATGCGGAATGCTGAACCGGATGTTTTACCCGAAGATGCTACAG GATCCAATGCTATCATCTTCCGAATCATTCAACGTTAACTCCTCATTCAACCTCTAA
- the LOC113726639 gene encoding metacaspase-1 isoform X2, translating to MDTVTCKTCHRISSATKHTTKIRCHGCQGTILIGNSQVSVPLDMSKWPSHDQDNIMTERKGFRYFCKKISGISPRSSPSFSQFPTARLSDTPPRGKRALLCGVSYNQNKKLKLRGTTPDVMNMAKLLVQQFGFPTNAILVLGDFTSYETPTRMNIIRAFDWLVKDSQSGDSLVFYFSGHGVRQLDHDGDEIDGFDEAICPLDFETAGIIIDNEINKMIVEPLKQGVTLHAIIDACHSGTVLDLPRVYDHNRGRWKDNYPASGAYKGTSGGKAICFSACEDYQQASDTSAFSPEMAGAMTFTFIKAVVENKEITYHGILDFMHNAIENANKSQRGCGMLNRMFYPKMLQDPMLSSSESFNVNSSFNL from the exons ATGGATACTGTTACTTGTAAAACATGCCATCGAATATCATCAGCAACTAAACATACGACCAAAATCCGATGCCATGGATGCCAGGGAACTATTTTGATTGGCAATAGTCAAGTATCGGTTCCGTTGGACATGAGCAAATGGCCGAGCCATGATCAAGATAACATCATGACTGAACGAAAAGGGTTCCGTTATTTCTGTAAGAAAATCTCAGGTATCAGTCCAAGAAGTTCTCCCAGCTTTAGCCAATTTCCTACTGCAAGACTATCAGATACACCACCAAGAGGGAAGCGAGCACTACTTTGTGGAGTATCTTACAATCAGAATAAGAAATTGAAGCTCAGAGGAACAACACCAGATGTAATGAACATGGCAAAACTGCTCGTTCAGCAATTTGGTTTCCCAACTAATGCTATCCTTGTCCTAGGAG ATTTTACGTCATATGAGACTCCAACAAGGATGAATATTATACGGGCCTTTGACTGGCTGGTGAAAGACTCGCAATCAGGGGATTCTTTGGTGTTCTATTTCTCGGGGCATGGCGTACGACAACTTGATCATGACGGCGATGAGATCGATGGTTTTGATGAAGCAATCTGTCCTCTTGATTTTGAGACTGCAGGAATCATAATCGATAATGAAATCAATAAAATGATTGTTGAACCGCTTAAACAAGGCGTCACACTTCACGCTATAATTGATGCTTGTCACAGTGGAACTGTTCTTGATCTGCCGCGAGTGTACGACCATAACAG GGGGAGATGGAAAGATAATTATCCTGCATCAGGTGCTTATAAAGGTACAAGTGGAGGGAAGGCCATCTGTTTCAGTGCTTGTGAGGACTATCAACAAGCTTCAGATACCTCT GCTTTCTCTCCGGAGATGGCTGGTGCCATGACATTCACATTTATAAAAGCAGTCGTGGAGAACAAAGAAATAACATACCATGGAATTCTCGATTTTATGCACAATGCCATCGAAAACGCCAATAAATCTCAAAGAGGATGCGGAATGCTGAACCGGATGTTTTACCCGAAGATGCTACAG GATCCAATGCTATCATCTTCCGAATCATTCAACGTTAACTCCTCATTCAACCTCTAA